One window of Tenacibaculum maritimum NCIMB 2154 genomic DNA carries:
- a CDS encoding sensor of ECF-type sigma factor translates to MGKTTIITIIFTLFLCRTTMLGQAKKGSKEKIRAYKIAYLTERLDLTEKEASKFWPLYNKYDKAVNELRHESKFKLKKRIAKQGGIAALNESKAKDLFFKIRSLNQQINQISENFYNQLPQILSYKKIIKLEISEREFHRKLIRKLRNKRNFK, encoded by the coding sequence ATGGGGAAAACAACTATTATTACAATTATTTTTACACTTTTTTTATGCCGTACTACTATGCTGGGGCAAGCTAAAAAAGGAAGTAAAGAAAAAATACGTGCTTATAAAATAGCTTATTTAACAGAACGACTTGATTTGACCGAAAAAGAAGCTTCTAAATTTTGGCCTTTGTATAATAAATACGATAAAGCAGTTAATGAATTACGACATGAAAGTAAATTTAAGCTTAAAAAGCGCATAGCAAAACAAGGCGGTATAGCTGCTCTAAATGAAAGTAAAGCTAAAGATCTCTTCTTTAAAATTAGATCTTTAAACCAACAGATCAACCAAATTAGTGAGAATTTCTATAACCAACTTCCTCAGATACTTTCTTATAAAAAAATCATAAAACTAGAAATCTCTGAAAGGGAATTTCATAGGAAACTTATACGTAAACTACGTAATAAAAGGAATTTTAAATAA